ATTATTGAAAAGGATGCAGATGCCAAAGATTACAAATTCTGTCTGGGTACAGACGGAAGCGGTGCGGAAAATCTTATCGTAAAAAAAGGCGCGTTCAGAACAGATTTTAAACTGAATCCTGAAAATGAATTTGATCCTGAAAATCTTTACATGAACGGTCCTGAGATCTTTAACTTTACCATTGAAAATATTCCGGGGCTGGTAAAAGAAACATTAGAAACAAATGGTCTGACGATGGATGATATCGATCACTTTGTTTTTCATCAGGCCAACTCTTTTATGTTGAATTATTTAAGGAAAAAGACAAAAATACCGGCAGAAAAGTTCTATATTGACATGGAGAATACAGGAAATACGGTGTCAGCTACCATTCCGATTGCTCTGAAAGATATGATGAATAAAGGAACGCTGAAAGAAGGAGACCGCGTACTGATGGCTGGTTTTGGAGTTGGATATTCCTGGGGAGCTACCATTATTGAAATTTAATTATAACATAAGCCATAAAATAAAAAAAATATATGAAGACATCCGTTTTTTTAGAAAAATTACAGGAAGAATTAGAAGAAGATGAAACACTTACGCTTGATACCAATTTGAAAGAGCTGGAAAGCTATGACTCTATCAGCCTGCTTTCTGTGATTGCATTTGTAGATGAAAATTTTAATAAGAAAATTGATACAAAGCAGTTTAAAGATATAGAAAAAGTATCTGATCTTGTCAATATTATTGGTAAAGAAAACTTCGAAGATTAATGAATCAGTTTTCATTAAAAGATAAGATAATTCTAATTACAGGGGCTTCTTCCGGGATCGGGAGAAGCTGTTCTGTAGAATGTAGTAACGCAGGTGCAGATCTTATCCTTATTGCAAGGAATGAAGAAGAGCTTCAAAAAACAGTATCTATGCTTTCTCCTGAGGCTAAGGCAGAGATGATTATTGCAGATATTACCCAAGGTGAAAGCCTGGAAGAATTAATTGCTGAAAAAGTTGCTGTTTTAGGAAAGATATCAGGATTTATCCACTGTGCAGGAATAGAGAAAACATTGCCTCTTAAAAAGCATACACCTCAGTTGTACCATGATATTTTTGCGGTCAATGTGATTTCCGGTTTTGAGATTGCTAAAATTCTTTCCCTTAAAAAATATAAGACCGAAACTTCAGCTTTTGTATTCATTTCTTCAGTTGCCGGAATGGTTGGAGAAATTGGGAAAGCCGCTTATTCTGCCAGCAAAGGTGCAGTGGTTTCCGGAGCTCGTTCTCTGGCAATGGAACTTTCAAGAAACGGAATAAGAGTAAACAGTATCAGTCCTGCCATGGTAGATACTCCTATTTTAGAGAAAATGTTCGAAAATATCGGAGAGGAAGCTGCAGAAGAGATCCTGAAAAAACATCCGCTGGGTATAGGAAAACCTGAAGATGTGGCCAATGCCTGCATTTTCCTGCTTTCAGATGCCGCAAAGTGGATTACAGGGACTAATCTGGTAGTAGATGGTGGCTATTCAGCCCAATAATTATTTTTTCACAAGATTTTCGATAATTTTTTCTACGGCATCAAAAATTTTCTGATTGTCAAACTGGCTCTCTATGGTTTCAAGGTTGGTCTTGATTTTTGTAATGAGCTCAGGATTGGTCAGAAAGACTTTCATGGCTTCATACATTTCATTTGTATCATAGTTGATGAGGTATCCGGTTTCACGATCTTTGATCATCACACCCACATCTCCGGTATCGGTAGCGATAATTGGTTTTTGCAGAATTAATGCTTCGGCGATTACCAATGGCCATGCCTCGGATTCGGAGGGAAGAATAAAGTAATCCGCATTTTTAATGTAAGGATACGGATTCATTCTGTTCCCGCTTAAAATAAAAGTATTCTGAACATTATTGGCCTGAATTTGTTCAGTCAGATTTTTCATCTCCTCACCGTTGCCAAGGATGAGAATGCTGTGATGAAACCCTTCGTCAATAAGCCTCTTGTGAGCATCAATGAGTTTATGGTAACCTTTTCTGCCGTGAAGGCGGCCTACGGAAACAAAAACAGGACCTTGAGGAAGGTCTACAATTTTTTCTTCAGCTTTATTTTTAATCTCTTCTATAGGAATGGCATTAATTACTACGCTTTCAGCCGGATAAGATAAGTCAGGGTGTGACTGATGCATGATATCTTTGATTTTCTGGGAACAGTAGATCATATGATCAAACTGTGGGAAATTTTCAAGAATATCCGGAACCAGAGGTTGCATTCCCGGAATATTGATCTCCGAGTGAAACCATCCTATTTTTTTCGAATCTTTATTACTGGAATTGATGACGGATGAAAAAGCCGAATAGGTAGGAGCAATTTCCACATCAAATTTTTTATGTCCTAAAAGACGATCAGTTATTGTATGATTTTTCTGAGCTTTGGCAAGTTTAAGTCTTCTGCGGATCAGCTGCAGTTTGTGGATTAACGGATTTTGAGAAAAATCTTCTCTCCCGTCTGTAAGATATACTTTTCTGACATGTTTGGGGAATTCATTTCTAAGCTCACCCTGATTAAGATTCAGACATACCGTAATGTCGAATTTTTCAGGATTGAGATTCTTGATGATGCTGAGAATCACCTTTTCTACTCCGCCCATTTCCATGGAACGATGCCTGAAAAGGACTTTTATTTTTTTATTTTCAGACATGCTAGTTTTCTTACAATTTTTGAAATGAATGTATTTTGTTTCCCGAAAATGAAGGTAGGAAGGTTTTCAATATCCTCTATGTTCTTATCATAGAGCTTTTGTATATGCCTTCTTTTAAGAGTGTTATACAATACGATATGCCAGTTTTTATACAGTTTTTCCTTTTTTCCTTTATCCTGAGAAACTCCCTGTGTGTGAATTCTGTAAAGGTAAAGCTTTTTGGTTATGAAAAACAGATCTCCCTTTTCATAGAGTTTCAGGTAGAGGTCCTGATCTACAGATGAACTGATGGTTTCATCTATTTTTTCAGTGGAAAGATAAGTATCTTTCCTGAATGTGAAAAAATGGGCAATTTCAAACTGTGTGTTCAGGAACTTTTTTTGTCCATTCCGGATCTTTTTAGAATAAGGGAACGTTTTCGTAACTGAGAGATTTTCATCACACATATAAAACTGGGAATAAGTACCAATAATATTCGTGGATGTGTATGCTTTTATGCTTTCCTCCAGAGCATTGGGGGTTAAGGCATCGTCAGGATCTACAAAGCCGCAGATGGTACCCGTTGCAAGTTCCGCACATTTCTTTTTGGTATAGCCCACCCCCTTGTTGGCTTCATTTTCATACAGAAAGAAGCGGGGATCGCCGGAAATTAATTCTCTGAGAGATTCTTTTTCTGATTCTTCAGAGCAGTCATCCACAATAATGACTTCCCAGTCGGAGTAGGTTTGTTTAATGATACTCTCAAAACAGTCTCTGAAAAAAATAGCATTATTATAGTGAGCAATTAATATCGAAAACTTCATTCTCTTGCCTTAAAAATTAGTTCTTGTTCATTTACTACTGTTGTATTCTCAGGAACATCTTTATAGATTGTGCACCCGGCTCCAATAATACAGTTGTCGCCAATGGTTACGCCTTTCAGTACGGTAACATTGCTTCCGAGCCAGCAGTTGCTTCCGATGGTTATGGGAGCTTTTGTAAATTCTGATGTATGTACTTTGAAAATGGGAGAGGTTTCATAAGTGTGATTATGATCATATAGCTTTACATTTTCTCCGAATAATGTATTCTCACCTATTGAAATGCGTTCCAAGCAGTTGATAGAGCAGAAATTGTTCATAAAGAAACGGTCTCCGATTTCTAACGTGGCATTTTTCAGGACAAGCATACAGGTGTAATTTCTAAATTCTACAGACTTTCCGATGCTTACTTTTTTTAAATCCTTGTCCAGAACAAAGCGTCCGCCAGCACCTAGTTTGATATTTTCAAAAAATACGCCGGGGTGCTTTTTCAGGATAGAAAGCTGCTGTTTTCTGTATATTTTTTCGAAAAAATTGTAGAACATATCTGAGTTTTATTTTTTTTCATTTCACTTGAGTATCACAAATATAATCGGTTTTTAGATAAATGAAAAAAAAATATTTATTTTTGCGGTATTAAAGACAACACAGTGAGCGAAATAACAAGAGTTCTCAAAACATTTATAGGGTATCTGAAAAGACCCGACCTTTATCCGGAGCTTGGCCGGAAAATCATTAAAAATACAGTAAACAGAAGCAATGCATTCAAGGGAAAGGAAAAAACCAATTCCTGGGCTGCTGCGAAAGCTGTTTCTCAAAAAGAAGCTGTTTTAAAGCTGTTCGGGATTGATATTGATCCCTTCCGTACCGATTACCGAGAAGCATTAGCGGCTGCAGAACATAAGGAGAGTGTGTGTCCTGTGAAAATGGGCGGTCCCGGAGCACTGGAACTGATCTATTATGCCTGTGAATTTACCAATGCTAAAAATGTGGTAGAAACAGGCGTTGCTTATGGATGGTCATCACTGGCTTCACTTTTATCGCTGGTAAAAAGAGAGGGTACATTGTACAGCTCAGATATGCCGTATCTGGCGCAGGATGGCGATCAGTATGTAGGATATGTGGTTCCGGAGCAACTTAAAAACCACTGGAAGCTGTTTCGTTTTGCAGACAGGGAGTCACTTCCAAAAATCTTTTCCGAAAATCAGGTTTTTGATGTACTGCATTATGATTCGGATAAAAGCTATAACGGAAGAATGTGGGCTTATGGCGAACTTTATCAGCATTTGAGAAAAGGAGGGGTATTTATCAGTGATGATATTGGTGATAACTCTGCCTATCAGGATTTTTGTGAGAAAAATAATATAGAAACCACTGTGGTAGAATATGAAGGAAAGTATATTGGTGTTTTTATCAAATAAACTTCCGGAAGGTATTTTTTATCTAACTAAAAATAGGAGAGGCTGTTGAACAGTTTTCATGAATGAAGATAAGTCAGATCACTTTTACCCGGTTCCTGGCAGCTATGGCGATTGTTATTTCCCATTTCAATAAAGATATGTTTCTGTATAAGATTGATTATATTTCAAACATCTTTCTGAAAGCCAATGTAGGGGTAAGCTATTTTTTTATCCTGTCCGGATTTATTATGATCATAGCTTATCATAAGAAGGAGAAGATAGAATATATTGACTATTACAAAAACAGATTTGCCCGGATTTATCCGTTATATGTGCTTGGATTGCTGCTTTATCTGGTAACCCGGTTTTCGAAATTTAACATACCCGACAGCTTTCTGTATCTTTTTGGATTGCAGAGCTGGATTCCAGGTAAAGCAATGATTCTGAATTTCCCGGGATGGTCTATTTCTGTGGAGTTTTTATTTTATCTGCTCTTTCCTCTGCTGTATAATCACTTTTATTCAAAAAAGAATAAAACCATTTGGGTGGCTGCCGGAGTGATCTGGATTGTAAGTCAGGTGTTTTCTCATCTTTATGAAGCTTCCCCTTCCTATAAAGGCCCTCATACCGAAAGTCATGAATTTCTGTATTATTTCCCTCTGATGCATATTAACGAATTTCTTGTAGGAAACCTTGCAGGTATTCTCTTTGTCAGGAATTTTAAACAGAAAAATTATGATATTCCGGTAATTCTGATTTTTACAGCCATTCTTCTTACTATGATTTTTGTTCCGCTTTTTTATCATAACGGATTAATGGCCCTGCTTTTCATCCCTCTTATTATTCTAATATCCGGAAACAATGGCTTTCTGACAAAGCTGTTTTCTTTAAAGCC
This region of Chryseobacterium vaccae genomic DNA includes:
- a CDS encoding acyltransferase; this encodes MFYNFFEKIYRKQQLSILKKHPGVFFENIKLGAGGRFVLDKDLKKVSIGKSVEFRNYTCMLVLKNATLEIGDRFFMNNFCSINCLERISIGENTLFGENVKLYDHNHTYETSPIFKVHTSEFTKAPITIGSNCWLGSNVTVLKGVTIGDNCIIGAGCTIYKDVPENTTVVNEQELIFKARE
- a CDS encoding acyltransferase family protein → MKISQITFTRFLAAMAIVISHFNKDMFLYKIDYISNIFLKANVGVSYFFILSGFIMIIAYHKKEKIEYIDYYKNRFARIYPLYVLGLLLYLVTRFSKFNIPDSFLYLFGLQSWIPGKAMILNFPGWSISVEFLFYLLFPLLYNHFYSKKNKTIWVAAGVIWIVSQVFSHLYEASPSYKGPHTESHEFLYYFPLMHINEFLVGNLAGILFVRNFKQKNYDIPVILIFTAILLTMIFVPLFYHNGLMALLFIPLIILISGNNGFLTKLFSLKPLEYLGEASYAVYITHIPVLYILRDILRTYYLDSDTIFLIYIPVLIITSMLFYQFIEKPLRDYLKRLEI
- a CDS encoding ketoacyl-ACP synthase III; amino-acid sequence: MIKVSKIEYYLPELVLTNEDLEKEFPEWSSERIHEKIGIRQRHISSDNETVLELAVKSSEKLFEGYDRNKVDFILFCTQSPDYFLPTTACLLQDRLGLRKNIGAMDFNLGCSGFVYGMAFAKGLIAAGIAESILLITAETYTKHINPKDKANRSIFGDASASIIIEKDADAKDYKFCLGTDGSGAENLIVKKGAFRTDFKLNPENEFDPENLYMNGPEIFNFTIENIPGLVKETLETNGLTMDDIDHFVFHQANSFMLNYLRKKTKIPAEKFYIDMENTGNTVSATIPIALKDMMNKGTLKEGDRVLMAGFGVGYSWGATIIEI
- a CDS encoding SDR family NAD(P)-dependent oxidoreductase; translated protein: MNQFSLKDKIILITGASSGIGRSCSVECSNAGADLILIARNEEELQKTVSMLSPEAKAEMIIADITQGESLEELIAEKVAVLGKISGFIHCAGIEKTLPLKKHTPQLYHDIFAVNVISGFEIAKILSLKKYKTETSAFVFISSVAGMVGEIGKAAYSASKGAVVSGARSLAMELSRNGIRVNSISPAMVDTPILEKMFENIGEEAAEEILKKHPLGIGKPEDVANACIFLLSDAAKWITGTNLVVDGGYSAQ
- a CDS encoding glycosyltransferase: MSENKKIKVLFRHRSMEMGGVEKVILSIIKNLNPEKFDITVCLNLNQGELRNEFPKHVRKVYLTDGREDFSQNPLIHKLQLIRRRLKLAKAQKNHTITDRLLGHKKFDVEIAPTYSAFSSVINSSNKDSKKIGWFHSEINIPGMQPLVPDILENFPQFDHMIYCSQKIKDIMHQSHPDLSYPAESVVINAIPIEEIKNKAEEKIVDLPQGPVFVSVGRLHGRKGYHKLIDAHKRLIDEGFHHSILILGNGEEMKNLTEQIQANNVQNTFILSGNRMNPYPYIKNADYFILPSESEAWPLVIAEALILQKPIIATDTGDVGVMIKDRETGYLINYDTNEMYEAMKVFLTNPELITKIKTNLETIESQFDNQKIFDAVEKIIENLVKK
- a CDS encoding glycosyltransferase family 2 protein → MKFSILIAHYNNAIFFRDCFESIIKQTYSDWEVIIVDDCSEESEKESLRELISGDPRFFLYENEANKGVGYTKKKCAELATGTICGFVDPDDALTPNALEESIKAYTSTNIIGTYSQFYMCDENLSVTKTFPYSKKIRNGQKKFLNTQFEIAHFFTFRKDTYLSTEKIDETISSSVDQDLYLKLYEKGDLFFITKKLYLYRIHTQGVSQDKGKKEKLYKNWHIVLYNTLKRRHIQKLYDKNIEDIENLPTFIFGKQNTFISKIVRKLACLKIKK
- a CDS encoding phosphopantetheine-binding protein, with the protein product MKTSVFLEKLQEELEEDETLTLDTNLKELESYDSISLLSVIAFVDENFNKKIDTKQFKDIEKVSDLVNIIGKENFED
- a CDS encoding class I SAM-dependent methyltransferase, producing the protein MSEITRVLKTFIGYLKRPDLYPELGRKIIKNTVNRSNAFKGKEKTNSWAAAKAVSQKEAVLKLFGIDIDPFRTDYREALAAAEHKESVCPVKMGGPGALELIYYACEFTNAKNVVETGVAYGWSSLASLLSLVKREGTLYSSDMPYLAQDGDQYVGYVVPEQLKNHWKLFRFADRESLPKIFSENQVFDVLHYDSDKSYNGRMWAYGELYQHLRKGGVFISDDIGDNSAYQDFCEKNNIETTVVEYEGKYIGVFIK